A genomic stretch from Halorhodospira halophila SL1 includes:
- a CDS encoding competence/damage-inducible protein A has product MTEHVHHTPRFGALIIGDELLTGRRQDRHMEAVIERLDARGLELSWARLIGDDPQLLTRTLRETFAGGDIVFSFGGIGATPDDRTRQCCAEAVGQPLERHPEAEAAMREQFGVDATAQRLRMVEFPAGSWMIPNPINRVAGFSWGDHHFVPGFPRMAWPMIEWVLDTHYAHLQAPGRMLQRAVRVPGAREGAMIPLLERFTEAYPDLRISCLPGGDRQRGFEVELGVRGTAPRATEALEALTRELEAAGYRWEPVAGATPGDGNGPTP; this is encoded by the coding sequence ATGACCGAGCATGTGCACCACACTCCGCGCTTCGGCGCCCTGATCATCGGTGACGAGCTGCTTACCGGCCGGCGCCAGGATCGGCACATGGAGGCGGTGATCGAGCGCCTCGACGCCCGCGGGCTGGAGCTCTCCTGGGCGCGGCTGATCGGCGACGATCCGCAGCTGCTGACCCGCACGCTGCGCGAGACCTTCGCCGGTGGCGATATCGTCTTCAGTTTCGGCGGCATCGGTGCCACCCCCGACGACCGCACCCGGCAGTGCTGTGCCGAGGCGGTGGGGCAGCCCCTGGAGCGCCACCCGGAGGCCGAGGCGGCCATGCGCGAGCAGTTCGGCGTCGATGCCACCGCTCAGCGTCTGCGCATGGTCGAGTTCCCCGCCGGGTCGTGGATGATCCCCAATCCGATCAACCGGGTGGCGGGCTTCTCCTGGGGCGATCACCACTTCGTCCCGGGGTTCCCGCGCATGGCCTGGCCGATGATCGAGTGGGTGCTGGATACCCACTACGCCCACCTGCAGGCGCCGGGGCGGATGCTCCAGCGCGCCGTGCGTGTACCCGGGGCGCGGGAGGGGGCGATGATCCCGCTGCTCGAGCGCTTCACCGAGGCGTACCCGGATCTGCGCATCTCCTGCCTGCCCGGGGGGGACCGCCAGCGCGGTTTCGAGGTGGAGCTCGGCGTGCGCGGAACGGCGCCGCGGGCCACCGAGGCGCTGGAGGCCCTGACCCGCGAGCTGGAGGCCGCCGGCTACCGCTGGGAGCCCGTGGCCGGGGCAACTCCTGGCGACGGGAACGGTCCAACCCCATAA